The Myroides fluvii region TCCACATGCTGATTTAGTAAAAAAGTATTGGAATTTACAAGACGGAGCTTTGTTGCCAATTAGACCGCTAGAAGAAAAGTAATTGTCAACATTTACTCTGATCGTGCGGACTTGCCGTCCGTACGCCTAATTATAAAAGAAGAAAACCCGTCTATAGATCAAAGGGGGGGGGAGTAAGCAGTTTGCTGTTACTCGCAGATTATTCAATACAAAGAGAATCAAAACTGTATCAAAATACAATTTCAAACCATGAACAACCAAGTTTATATTTCCTGTAGTTTTGCTTTGAGAAAAATTCTTGAGCAAGAATTACAAACCATTAAAAACGTTTTATTGGAACATCAGTATCAACCTTGGGTGTTTGTGGAGCATTATATATTTACTGCACAACAAGAAAAAGAAATGATGCAACAAGCCATGCAGGATATTGAAAACAGTGTGCTTCTGCTGGCAGAAACTACAGATAAAGGCATTGGAATCGGGATAGAAGCAGGGTATGCAAAAGCCTTAAAGAAACCCGTTGTATATTTGCGTAAACAAAGTGCAGCACATTCTACTACTTTAGCGGGATTG contains the following coding sequences:
- a CDS encoding nucleoside 2-deoxyribosyltransferase, producing the protein MNNQVYISCSFALRKILEQELQTIKNVLLEHQYQPWVFVEHYIFTAQQEKEMMQQAMQDIENSVLLLAETTDKGIGIGIEAGYAKALKKPVVYLRKQSAAHSTTLAGLSDYQIVYQDTDDLARQLKQVLAVVTQTLNKK